A portion of the Candidatus Binatia bacterium genome contains these proteins:
- a CDS encoding tyrosine-type recombinase/integrase, with the protein MVIKGGRVREFVPVQVEARQVLTEWLALQPKKKGPLFTPRTGQQLTRYQHFLILQRVARPGERHRRAGEAIKVSPHVLRHTFLRKLAEEKGVPRSRFISTARS; encoded by the coding sequence ATGGTGATCAAGGGCGGGCGCGTGCGGGAGTTCGTGCCGGTGCAGGTCGAGGCCCGGCAGGTGCTCACCGAATGGCTGGCATTACAACCGAAGAAGAAGGGGCCGTTGTTCACCCCACGCACGGGCCAGCAGCTCACGCGCTACCAGCACTTTCTGATCCTGCAGCGGGTGGCCCGCCCAGGCGAACGCCATCGACGTGCCGGCGAGGCCATCAAGGTGTCGCCGCATGTGCTTCGACACACGTTTTTGCGGAAACTCGCGGAGGAGAAAGGTGTGCCAAGAAGCCGATTTATTTCAACGGCAAGGTCGTAG